In Candidatus Latescibacter sp., the genomic window TCAAGCGACTTACCTGAAAAGTGAATGGTATGGAATGAAATTGTTCAATCTCCCGAACGCGATCGGGAATATATATCAGAATTCCCCTTACTACTACGCTTCGAATCCGCTATTCTACTCCAAAGGAGGCTTTCCCTTCGGGAATTTAAGTTTTCATGTGATCAGAGATTGCCGTCATTGCCGGGCGTTAAGTGAAGAATCCCGCCCTGTATATATCGAAGGGGGCGGAATTGTCGGGTTTTGCAGGGGTCCCCTGCATCAGCTTATCGATCCCCAGGCTATTACCGATCCTCTCCTCGCACGCCTCCCCATACCCGATCTCACGGGAGGGTTCGTACCAGGTCATTTCACGAGGCCGGTTCCCGAAGGTCTTCTCGAATCCTATAGTGAAAACCGGAACATGCTGAAAGACCCGAAGCTCAGGAATTATTACGAAAAGCTTTTCATTGTGACACGCGGACCGGTATTCTCTGTAATACGGTTAAAATATATTCTCGAGTTGAACCTGCCCTGGAACCGCAGATACTCACACCCGTATACATAAAAGAGAGGATACAGCGATGATATGGAAAAAGGTTACTGTCTTCTGTACCTTGTTTGTCGTGTGGCATTGTGCACTTGCATCCGCCCAGAAAACCTCAGTAGGATTCACGCCGTTGAACGAACTCGGCGCAGGGTTGTATAAAGGATATTCCGGTGGCCTCTATCCCGCGGAAAGCAATGATTCGCCCTCATCCCATAAATCCGCCGGGCTTTCCATGGCCGGACTGATTCAGCCCCTGGACCAGACGGGAGCGGTGGATGCGGTAAATGGCAGGATAGTTTTCCTCTCTGTAGGGATGTCCAATACCACTCAGGAATTCTCGATGTTTAAAAGTATCGCCGACGCCGACCCGGTAAAAAACCCGAATGTTATTATAGTCGACGGCGCACAGGGCGGCCAGACTGCGGCGGTCATTTCCAATCCCCAGGCGCAGTATTGGACTATTTGCGACCAGCGGCTGGCAAGCGCGAAAGTCACCGCTCAACAGGTCCAGGCGGCCTGGCTCAAGGAAGCCGACGCCGGCCCGACCCAGGCATTTCCCATATATGCCCAGACACTCCAATCAGAGATGGAAAAAATTGTCGGGATTCTGAAAATCCGTTACCCGAAGATCAGGATTGTCTACCTGTCCAGCCGGATATACGGCGGTTATGCTACCACCACCCTCAATCCTGAACCGTATGCCTATGAATCGGGTTTTACCGTGAAATGGCTGATCGAAAAACAGATCAGCGGCGATACGGCGCTCGCCTTTTCCGGTGCTGAAGCAAAAGCGCCCTGGCTGGCCTGGGGGCCCTATCTCTGGGCGGACGGCCTGAATGCCCGGGGCGACGGTTTGAAATGGGAGATCGCCGATTTTCAGTCGGACGGCACCCATCCCTCCAGCTCCGGACAGAAGAAGGTGGCGCAGCTCCTTTTGAACTTTTTAAAGACCGAACCGACCGCCAGGGGTTGGTTCTTAAAAAAACAAGCAACCGGAGTAAAACAGGGCGCTCTTGACCTCCCCGTTCAATTCAGCCTGGAACAGAATTATCCGAATCCGTTCAATCCCGCAACAACAATACGGTATGCCCTGCCCAGTTCACAGAAGGTTTCCCTTAAGGTATTCGATTCCCTGGGCCGTGAAACCGCCGGGCTCACGGAAGGGGAGAAAGCTCCCGGGTGGCATACGGTGATTTTCGATGCCTCTAACCTGGC contains:
- a CDS encoding T9SS type A sorting domain-containing protein — translated: MIWKKVTVFCTLFVVWHCALASAQKTSVGFTPLNELGAGLYKGYSGGLYPAESNDSPSSHKSAGLSMAGLIQPLDQTGAVDAVNGRIVFLSVGMSNTTQEFSMFKSIADADPVKNPNVIIVDGAQGGQTAAVISNPQAQYWTICDQRLASAKVTAQQVQAAWLKEADAGPTQAFPIYAQTLQSEMEKIVGILKIRYPKIRIVYLSSRIYGGYATTTLNPEPYAYESGFTVKWLIEKQISGDTALAFSGAEAKAPWLAWGPYLWADGLNARGDGLKWEIADFQSDGTHPSSSGQKKVAQLLLNFLKTEPTARGWFLKKQATGVKQGALDLPVQFSLEQNYPNPFNPATTIRYALPSSQKVSLKVFDSLGRETAGLTEGEKAPGWHTVIFDASNLANGVYFYRLSTSLFTCTRMMAVVK